A window of Oceanispirochaeta sp. contains these coding sequences:
- a CDS encoding glutamine--tRNA ligase/YqeY domain fusion protein → MAANMNQTEEKSKGTDFIRQIINEDLEQGKNDGKVHTRFPPEPNGYLHIGHGKSICLNFGIAQDYDGKCNLRFDDTNPTKEEQEYVDSIIEDVRWLGFDPEIFFASDYFDNFYAWALELIDTGKAYVDSQSAEDIRLNRGTPTKAGVDSPYRNRSVEENQEFFKKMTSGELEEGSCILRAKIDMAHLNMNMRDPAIYRIRKESHHRTGDKWKIYPMYDFAHGFEDALEGITHSICTLEFENHRPLYDWFLDNVSAPCHPRQIEFARLNLSYTVMSKRKLLELVTEKMVSGWDDPRMPTLSGFRRRGYTPSSIRRFAKEIGISKVNSLVDINFLQYIIREELNLSADRAMAVIDPLKVTITNYPEGQIEELPGVNNPSNPEAGERMLPFGREIFIERDDFMEDAPRKFFRLAPGKEVRLKHAYFITCDEVVKDEKGRVIELLCSY, encoded by the coding sequence GCTGCAAATATGAATCAAACCGAAGAAAAATCAAAAGGTACGGATTTTATCCGTCAGATAATAAATGAAGATCTGGAACAGGGAAAGAATGACGGAAAAGTGCATACCCGCTTTCCTCCCGAGCCTAACGGCTACCTTCATATTGGCCATGGCAAATCAATTTGCCTGAATTTCGGCATCGCCCAGGATTACGATGGGAAGTGTAACCTCCGTTTTGATGATACAAATCCGACGAAGGAAGAGCAGGAATATGTTGATTCCATCATCGAAGATGTCCGCTGGCTTGGTTTTGACCCTGAAATCTTCTTTGCCTCCGACTATTTTGATAATTTCTATGCCTGGGCCCTCGAATTGATCGATACCGGGAAGGCTTATGTCGACTCTCAGAGTGCCGAAGACATAAGACTCAACCGGGGAACCCCCACAAAGGCGGGAGTGGATTCTCCTTACAGAAACCGCAGCGTTGAAGAAAACCAGGAATTCTTTAAGAAGATGACCAGTGGTGAATTGGAAGAGGGTTCCTGTATCCTCAGAGCCAAGATTGACATGGCCCACCTGAATATGAATATGCGGGATCCTGCCATCTACAGAATACGAAAAGAATCCCACCATAGAACCGGGGACAAGTGGAAAATTTATCCCATGTACGATTTTGCACATGGGTTTGAAGATGCTCTGGAAGGAATCACTCATTCCATCTGTACTCTGGAGTTTGAAAACCATAGACCCCTGTATGACTGGTTTCTGGACAATGTATCTGCTCCCTGTCATCCCCGGCAAATAGAGTTTGCCCGTCTGAATCTCAGCTACACAGTGATGAGTAAAAGAAAACTCTTAGAGCTTGTGACTGAAAAAATGGTCAGTGGATGGGATGATCCCAGAATGCCGACACTCTCCGGATTCAGAAGACGGGGATATACTCCGTCTTCTATACGCCGTTTTGCCAAAGAGATCGGCATATCCAAGGTAAATAGCCTGGTGGATATCAACTTTCTTCAGTATATCATTCGGGAAGAACTGAACCTCAGTGCCGACAGAGCGATGGCCGTCATCGATCCTTTGAAAGTAACCATAACAAATTATCCTGAGGGGCAGATTGAAGAACTCCCGGGAGTAAACAATCCTTCAAACCCGGAAGCCGGAGAGAGGATGCTCCCTTTTGGCCGGGAAATTTTCATTGAAAGGGATGACTTTATGGAAGATGCCCCACGAAAATTTTTTCGCCTGGCTCCTGGTAAGGAAGTCCGCCTGAAACATGCCTATTTCATAACCTGCGACGAAGTGGTTAAGGACGAAAAGGGCCGAGTCATAGAGCTTCTATGCAGTTATGA